One genomic window of Pseudopipra pipra isolate bDixPip1 chromosome 17, bDixPip1.hap1, whole genome shotgun sequence includes the following:
- the HELZ2 gene encoding 3'-5' exoribonuclease HELZ2, which produces MPTANGPGVPLGSLQKHLELLLVCSKCSVKENEITYHPREVEHKCMYEILLARCRSHRSTAWRKVSRRPGFPNPARYAVCRYYVMGMGCTRHKNQCTFAWSVEEAMVWNFEREHQLERRWLKAAVLQAQLGSHHHTAPHPTASAASEITSEFGGHFQEICRRCFFGCPQRISVGGHRRLCESHRAWDPLLVHVVLDSQKKQQYTAIRPCPEFISTLSYCRFVSRGQPCRHGLHRCQFAHSDVEMAVWEAEREEGLLRSDLLPPVGTCSTNGEPEAPTPVHFYCRICLVTFSSQESFENHCSSVEHVQMLSADGSVQWVHRAPPLGLTKFSLCSRAEVCEMGNSCTKAHSKEELQEWIQRVKVADKKKKQALKDGLLSYQDRLIAEYRTCSNEVLIMSEHVEGARVVCEQPLQVQLEDRRMKYQWRFKVHAQMSLQHVALLKREPGVKFYFSGNGLSQDLQYLRGEHVAIVSSSPRTALVEVSMECCTLGVFEQWVVFDFGKRPVLMQKIKVKVGRRETPQHVPSSKESSRLVNFERWDRGNRIIVPSVPRTAEDMALLAKYKPPALALDYQSEGGAVVPITRLNYRDRMHSFLFREEEAEQALIAKLNLRVLISLTPMLQSLSMGMKFAVSGELFAEVPTPYNLSPDTDEGYLLSRSVPTAFLAPDPPIDNRVYEVIVEHKATTEKTIWLQIPNRCCLELNFKANASHKVEIQFQIDQLLFRQWHQAVDRLLDEKLVLPDVASCTIPYSLGSPQRGNSKQKQAISFITGQKTTSRQVPPLLIYGPFGTGKTFTLAMATLEILRQPNTRVLICTHTNSAADIYIREYFHNYVINGHPWAVPLRIISTDRPVNLTDPITQMYCCLSPDQRSFRHPTQQEIDKHHIIITTSMLSKNLKVPPGYFTHIMIDEAAQMLECEALVPLSFATFETRIVLAGDHMQITPKLFCVGGGQSADHTLLNRLFQFYQRERHEVAMKSRIIFNENYRSTAGIIEFVSKHFYIGNGNAIQASGNIPPHPEIYPLVFCHVSGVAERDISMISWHNASEIIQVIEKVKEIYQRWPDEWGVRDLKKICVVSHGMQVSATRQELRKKQLQDVVVENYENLPGREFRVIIISTVHTSESLRISASHHLEFFNEARVLNTIMTRAQSLVVAVGDAVALCSHGQCSKVWKRFIQQCIDKGSIFPENLTMAQIKQAACDKESWSRSPERNEEDSDTDSSSSEDESMNPDDPILQELLDESKNMLVTVSEEGLLNVKSEASNLWADKQEYTNFSSQMMQLYLHMHPNMYKRCELIKEGFDRASAFTLNDSPAMNIQIKGRVHCGTAFTGDEVLVEILQGSTADSSSHRPQGKVVGILKRAERERSFICMMDEFDPRVMIPIDPTVTKIFVPGLKEKPNVVPIRKLVNGKYRVVSCEKINQETRRCQFFCVQVISWREGFYYPLGIVTEILHAALTLEEGLKILALEYGLENKYPAAVNRELAKYTSNSKLNLTKEPLKDCRSYPTFTVDPQGARDLDDAISVRDLGRHYEIGIHIADVAGIIPKGCALDLEAKKRGITYYAPKREPLGMFPPHISQDVCSLLPQKDRRVISLFVTVEKDTDQMLKEVFTISVIRSDRQLSYEEAELCIKDCYRGAANTLRFDTLEDCIAVAYHFSRIHRKFRLQEDCFYDRLDEESSPGKRGSHQMIEELMIMFNSFVAEFLTDKEATRNVTPLRCQCEPSLTQLSHMKNQYNHIVPLSIHLSHHLGEVPPGQDTPKNVEFSLLAPIWEHLQSAASARDFQKMLDLVVTDDIHPKLAPVALEFRRLLSRSYFCRSNSTAQSKAGHYSLHVDSYTWASSPIRRYVDVVVQRHLHSVLRKKPLIYSVDDIDFLCHDFNRKNSQAMMYEKRAHCLQMATQLKGQVLQKIAFVVDIEEMSRFFKALFPLNKESLPDPQKINYRSLQLIEQPVFIQQRSSIRLTWKRRIYSAETKEHSLREGPLRDQSVTLFRTQTWQDVLTAIRKEQFERAASLLQQSKELYQRHVGWVRKSPCSHYMELTLELSAGDTLRFQLTTDVRRGFLVPFVQLWCVTPGFDVCLQHTEKPIECFSAYATLQSKDRYKNTTEYNKVWMPMSAMESASCAVAENDSIVLHDVKIKWARQRTSKGQLQGNFILNKKWLEDCSIEVDFFNCYLCIRLEGLKLGSLQSDEESLSHGLQNLTLLDKGRSENKLVVDPDTYTWVAHGITEEFDDDKKSDRTGQQTMNFYIHYMSMENIPVEISQPSARFTVELIPKMLPDVRKEKALWRLKYASDLAKSIALGHEPPQKVTKSRILKQRSFDLPGSHRKLNQSQYQAILNALRDSFTLIQGPPGTGKTVVGTHIVYWFHQLNEESIEKDETPCLEKEKPKKRKCILYCGPSNKSVDVVAEMLLKMKNLKPLRVYGEAIEAMEFPYPGSNRQLSRKSLRDTKPKRELSDIILHHLIRRAPSPFWQEIRHFDARMRNGDQITEAETQKYKEWLSSGRTYQLQCHDVILCTCSASSSNMLEQLNVRQIIIDECAMSTEPETLIPLVGHHRAEKVVLLGDHKQLKPVVNNDVCKSLGMETSLFERYREQAWMLDTQYRMHNGICEFPSQEFYETRLKTWPQLHRRPSVLHHRDNSCCPIIFGHVEGKEQSLMISTEEGNENSKANPEEVAQAVRIAKQLALDGTIRTESIAILSPYNAQVSEINKSLLREGVRGVTVCTIMKSQGSEWKYVILSTVRSCPRSEIDRKPTKSWQKKYLGFVTDPNQVNVGITRAQEGLCIIGNRYLLECNPLWKRLLQHYRQRNCCAAAQDIRVRKTTAIR; this is translated from the exons ATGCCGACAGCCAATGGCCCAGGGGTGCCGCTGGGCAGCCTCCAGAAGcatctggagctgctcctggtcTGCTCCAAGTGCAGCGTGAAGGAGAATGAGATCACCTACCACCCGCGGGAGGTGGAGCACAAGTGCATGTACGAGATCCTGCTGGCCCGCTGCCGCAGCCACCGGAGCACGGCCTGGAGGAAGGTGTCCCGGCGGCCCGGCTTCCCCAACCCGGCGCGCTATGCCGTCTGCAGGTACTACGTGATGGGGATGGGCTGCACCAGGCACAAGAACCAGTGCACCTTTGCCTGGAGCGTGGAGGAGGCCATGGTCTGGAACTTTGAGAGGGAACACCAGCTGGAGCGCCGCTGGCTGAAGGCGGCAGTGCTGCAGGCGCAGCTGGGGAGTCACCACCACACTGCCCCCCACCCCACTGCCAGCGCTGCCAGTGAGATCACCAGCGAGTTCGGGGGGCACTTCCAGGAGATCTGCAGGCGTTGTTTTTTCGGCTGCCCCCAGCGCATCTCAGTGGGTGGCCACAGGCGGCTCTGCGAGTCCCACCGCGCCTGGGACCCGCTCCTGGTGCACGTGGTGCTGGACAGCCAGAAGAAGCAGCAGTACACAGCCATCCGGCCCTGCCCCGAGTTCATCTCGACCCTCAGCTACTGCCGGTTCGTCTCCCGGggccagccctgcaggcacGGCCTGCACCGCTGCCAGTTTGCCCACAGCGACGTGGAGATGGCTGTCTGGGAGGCCGAGAGGGAGGAGGGCTTGCTGCGCTCCGACCTGCTGCCGCCCGTGGGCACCTGCAGCACCAACGGCGAGCCAGAGGCACCCACACCGGTGCACTTCTACTGCCGGATCTGCCTGGTGACCTTCAGCTCGCAGGAGAGCTTTGAGAACCACTGCTCCTCCGTTGAGCACGTGCAGATGCTCTCGGCCGACGGCTCTGTGCAGTGGGTGCACCGCGCGCCGCCGCTCGGGCTGACCAAGTTCTCGCTGTGCAGCAG AGCGGAGGTGTGTGAAATGGGGAATAGCTGCACCAAGGCTCATTCcaaagaggagctgcaggagtggaTCCAGAGGGTGAAGGTTGCtgacaagaaaaagaagcaagCCCTGAAGGACGGGCTCTTGTCCTACCAGGACCGGCTCATTGCCGAGTATCGGACGTGCTCCAACGAGGTGTTAATT ATGTCTGAGCATGTTGAGGGTGCCAGAGTTGTGTGTGAGCAGCCTCTGCAAGTGCAGCTGGAGGACAGGAGGATGAAATACCAGTGGAGGTTCAAGGTCCACGCTCAG ATGTCTCTGCAGCACGTGGCCCTGCTGAAGAGGGAACCTGGAGTCAAATTCTACTTCTCGGGGAATGGCCTTTCCCAGGACCTCCAGTACCTCCGGGGGGAGCACGTGGCCATCGTGTCCTCCTCGCCCCGCACGGCGCTGGTGGAGGTCAGCATGGAGTGCTGCACACTGGGGGTCTTCGAGCAGTGGGTGGTCTTTGACTTCGGCAAACGCCCCGTCCTCATGCAGAAGATCAAGGTGaaggtgggcaggagggagacCCCCCAGCACGTCCCCAGCAGCAAGGAGAGCAGCCGACTCGTCAACTTTGAGCGATGGGATAGAGGTAACCGGATCATCGTTCCCAGCGTGCCAAGGACTGCCGAAGACATGGCTCTGCTGGCCAAGTACAAACCTCCTGCTCTTGCACTGGATTACCAAAGTGAGGGTGGTGCAGTGGTTCCCATCACCCGGCTCAACTATCGGGACAGGATGCACAGCTTCCTCTTCCGTGAGGAGGAAGCCGAGCAGGCTCTGATTGCCAA ACTCAACCTGCGGGTCCTCATCTCCCTGACCCCCATGCTGCAGAGCCTCTCCATGGGGATGAAGTTTGCCGTCTCTGGGGAGCTGTTTGCTGAAGTGCCTACCCCGTACAACCTCTCGCCGGACACGGACGAGGGGTACCTGCTGAGCAGGTCCGTGCCCACCGCTTTCCTGGCACCTGACCCACCTATAGACAACCGGGTTTATGAAGTTATTGTGGAGCACAAAGCCACCACGGAGAAGACCATCTGGCTACAGATACCAAACAGATGCTGCTTGGAGCTGAACTTCAAGGCAAACGCCTCCCACAAGGTGGAGATCCAGTTCCAAATCGACCAGCTGCTGTTCCGGCAGTGGCACCAGGCTGTGGACCGCCTGTTGGATGAGAAGTTGGTCCTGCCAGATGTTGCCAGTTGCACCATCCCCTACTCTCTTGGGTCACCACAGAGAGGGAATAGCAAGCAGAAACAAGCCATCTCCTTCATCACAGGCCAGAAGACCACGAGCCGGCAGGTCCCACCTCTGCTCATCTATGGGCCTTTTGGTACAGGGAAGACGTTCACCTTGGCCATGGCCACCTTGGAGATCCTCAGGCAGCCCAACACACGGGTGCTGATCTGCACTCACACGAACAG tgctgctgacaTCTACATCCGGGAGTATTTCCACAACTACGTGATCAACGGGCACCCGTGGGCTGTTCCCCTGAGGATTATATCCACCGACCGGCCCGTCAACCTGACGGACCCCATCACCCAGATGTACTGCTGCCTCTCGCCAGACCAGCGCTCCTTCCGGCACCCCACGCAGCAGGAGATCGACAAGCACCACATCATTATCACCACCTCCATGTTATCCAAGAACTTGAAGGTTCCCCCAGGCTACTTCACTCACATCATGATCGACGAGGCTGCGCAGATGCTGGAGTGTGAAGCTTTGGTTCCGCTCTCCTTCGCCACCTTTGAGACCCGTATTGTCCTTGCCGGGGACCACATGCAGATAACCCCCAAGCTGTTCTGTGTTGGGGGTGGGCAGTCTGCTGATCACACCCTCCTGAACCGGCTCTTTCAGTTCTACCAGAGGGAGAGGCATGAAGTGGCCATGAAGAGCAGGATCATCTTCAACGAGAATTACCGTTCCACTGCAGGCATCATTGAGTTTGTCTCCAAGCACTTCTACATTGGCAATGGCAATGCTATCCAAGCCAGTGGGaacatcccaccccatcccgaAATCTACCCGCTCGTGTTCTGCCACGTGTCTGGTGTGGCTGAAAGGGATATCTCCATGATTTCTTGGCACAACGCCTCCGAGATAATACAAGTGATTGAGAAAGTGAAGGAGATCTATCAGAGGTGGCCAGATGAGTGGGGTGTCCGGGATCTGAAGAAGATCTGTGTGGTCTCCCATGGAATGCAG GTTTCTGCAACAAGACAAGAGCTGAGGAAAAAGCAGCTACAAGATGTGGTGGTGGAAAACTACGAAAACTTGCCAG GGCGGGAGTTTCGGGTCATCATCATCAGCACGGTCCACACCAGTGAGAGCCTGCGCATCTCAGCCTCGCACCACCTCGAGTTCTTCAACGAGGCCAGAGTGCTCAACACCATCATGACCCGGGCTCAGTCGCTGGTGGTGGCAGTGGGGGATGCCGTGGCCTTGTGCTCCCACGGCCAATGCAGCAAGGTGTGGAAGCGCTTCATCCAGCAGTGCATCGACAAGGGGAGCATCTTCCCGGAGAACCTGACGATGGCCCAGATCAAACAGGCTGCGTGTGACAAGGAGAGCTGGAGCAGAAGCCCAGAGAGGAATGAGGAGGACAGCGACACAGATTCCTCCAGCTCTGAAGATGAGAGCATGAATCCCGATGATCCCATCCTCCAGGAGCTCTTAGATGAGAGCAAGAACATGCTGGTGACAGTGTCTGAAGAAGGGCTGCTGAATGTGAAGTCTGAGGCTTCAAACCTGTGGGCAGACAAGCAGGAATACACCAACTTCTCTTCTCAGATGATGCAGCTGTATCTGCACATGCACCCCAATATGTACAAGAGATGTGAGCTGATCAAAGAGGGGTTCGACAGAGCTTCTGCCTTCACCCTCAACGACTCCCCTGCCATGAACATTCAGATCAAGGGCAGAGTTCACTGCGGGACGGCCTTCACTGGGGACGAGGTGCTGGTGGAAATCCTGCAGGGCAGCACggctgacagcagcagccaccGCCCGCAGGGGAAGGTCGTGGGCATCCTGAAGCGCGCCGAGAGAGAGCGGAGCTTCATCTGCATGATGGACGAGTTTGATCCCCGGGTGATGATACCCATCGATCCCACTGTCACCAAAATATTTGTCCCAGGGCTGAAGGAGAAACCCAATGTCGTTCCCATCCGCAAGCTTGTCAATGGGAAGTACAGGGTGGTCAGCTGTGAGAAGATCAACCAGGAGACGAGGAGGTGCCAGTTCTTCTGCGTCCAGGTTATCTCCTGGCGGGAGGGGTTTTACTACCCTTTGGGAATAGTAACAGAGATCCTGCATGCAGCGCTGACTTTGGAAGAAGGCTTAAAGATCCTTGCCTTGGAGTATGGTTTGGAGAATAAATACCCAGCTGCTGTCAACAGGGAGTTAGCCAAATACACTTCCAACAGCAAACTAAACCTCACCAAGGAACCCCTGAAGGACTGTCGGAGTTACCCGACCTTCACTGTTGACCCCCAGGGTGCCAGGGATTTGGATGATGCTATCAGTGTCAGGGATCTTGGGCGTCACTATGAGATTGGGATCCACATTGCAGACGTGGCCGGCATCATTCCCAAGGGCTGTGCCTTGGACCTGGAAGCGAAGAAGCGGGGCATCACCTACTATGCTCCCAAGAGGGAGCCTCTGGGCATGTTCCCACCCCACATTAGCCAGGATGTCTGCAGCCTCCTGCCGCAGAAAGATCGTCGGGTGATCTCCTTGTTTGTCACCGTAGAAAAGGACACTGATCAGATGTTAAAGGAAGTCTTCACCATCTCCGTGATCCGCTCAGACAGGCAGCTGTCCTATGAAGAGGCAGAGCTCTGCATTAAGGACTGCTACAGGGGAGCAGCAAACACCCTTCGTTTTGATACCCTGGAGGACTGCATTGCTGTGGCTTATCACTTCTCCAGGATCCATAGGAAGTTTCGGCTGCAGGAGGACTGTTTCTATGACCGGCTGGATGAGGAAAGTTCCCCAGGTAAGAGGGGGTCCCATCAGATGATAGAGGAGTTAATGATCATGTTCAACAGTTTCGTGGCTGAGTTCCTCACTGACAAGGAAGCGACCAGAAATGTCACTCCTCTCCGGTGTCAGTGTGAGCCAAGTCTTACACAGCTCTCACACATGAAAAACCAGTACAACCACATCGTTCCTTTGTCCATCCATCTCTCACATCACCTGGGAGAAGTGCCTCCTGGACAAGACACCCCTAAAAATGTGGAGTTCAGTCTTCTGGCCCCCATCTGGGAGCACCTGCAGTCAGCTGCCAGTGCCCGTGACTTCCAGAAGATGCTAGACCTCGTCGTCACTGATGACATCCACCCAAAGCTGGCTCCCGTGGCCCTGGAGTTCAGGAGGCTGCTCAGCCGCTCCTATTTCTGCCGCTCCAACTCCACTGCCCAGTCAAAAGCAGGCCATTACTCCCTGCATGTTGACTCGTACACTTGGGCTTCCTCTCCCATCCGCCGATACGTGGATGTCGTGGTCCAGCGGCACCTTCATTCCGTGCTCCGCAAGAAGCCCCTCATCTATTCTGTGGATGACATTGACTTTCTCTGTCACGACTTCAACAGGAAGAATTCCCAGGCAATGATGTATGAGAAGAGAGCCCACTGCCTGCAGATGGCCACCCAGCTGAAGGGCCAAGTCCTGCAGAAGATTGCCTTCGTGGTGGATATCGAAGAGATGAGCAGGTTTTTTAAAGCCCTGTTTCCCCTCAACAAGGAGAGTCTTCCGGATCCACAGAAAATTAACTACAGGTCCCTTCAGCTGATAGAGCAGCCCGTGTTCATCCAGCAGCGGAGCAGCATCAGGCTGACGTGGAAGAGGAGGATATACTCTGCGGAGACGAAGGAGCACAGCCTGCGGGAAGGACCTCTCCGCGACCAGAGTGTCACCCTCTTCCGCACCCAGACGTGGCAAGACGTGCTTACGGCCATCAGGAAGGAGCAGTTTGAGAGGgctgcctccctcctgcagcagagcaaggaGCTGTACCAGCGGCACGTGGGATGGGTGCGGAAGAGCCCGTGCTCACACTACATGGAGCTGACCCTGGAGCTGAGCGCCGGCGACACGCTGCGGTTCCAGCTCACCACCGACGTCCGCCGGGGCTTCCTGGTGCCCTTCGTGCAGCTGTGGTGTGTGACACCGGGTTTTGATGTCTGCCTGCAGCACACGGAGAAGCCAATTGAGTGCTTCTCTGCCTATGCCACGCTGCAATCCAAGGACAGGTACAAGAACACGACGGAGTACAACAAGGTGTGGATGCCGATGAGTGCCATGGAGTCTGCGTCGTGTGCCGTGGCCGAGAACGACTCGATTGTCCTCCATGATGTTAAAATAAAGTGGGCAAGGCAAAGGACAAGCAAAGGGCAGCTGCAAGGGAACTTCATCCTGAACAAAAAGTGGTTGGAGGATTGCTCCATTGAAGTGGACTTCTTCAACTGTTACCTGTGCATCCGCTTAGAGGGGCTGAAGCTTGGGAGCCTCCAAAGCGATGAGGAAAGCCTTAGCCATGGCCTCCAGAACCTGACTTTGCTTGACAAGGGAAGGTCAGAGAACAAACTTGTGGTCGATCCTGATACCTACACCTGGGTGGCTCATGGGATCACCGAGGAGTTCGACGATGACAAGAAGTCAGACAGGACTGGTCAGCAGACAATGAACTTTTACATCCACTATATGTCTATGGAGAACATCCCCGTGGAGATCTCACAGCCCTCTGCCAGGTTCACGGTGGAGCTCATACCAAAGATGCTGCCAGATGT AcggaaagaaaaggcactttgGAGGCTGAAATATGCCTCCGACCTTGCTAAAAGCATCGCCCTTGGCCACGAACCTCCTCAGAAAG TGACAAAATCCAGAATCCTGAAGCAAAGATCCTTTGATCTCCCTGGCAGCCACAGGAAGCTAAACCAGAGTCAGTACCAGGCTATCCTGAATGCTCTGAGAGATTCCTTCACGCTCATCCAAGGCCCACCAG GCACAGGGAAGACCGTTGTTGGAACTCACATTGTCTACTGGTTCCATCAACTGAACGAGGAGAGCATTGAGAAGGATGAAACACCAtgcttggaaaaagaaaagcccaaaAAGAGAAAGTGCATCTTGTACTGTGGCCCATCCAACAAGTCTGTCGATGTTGTTGCTG agatgctgctgaagATGAAGAACCTGAAACCACTGAGGGTTTATGGGGAGGCCATTGAGGCGATGGAATTCCCGTACCCAGGGAGCAACCGGCAGCTCTCCCGTAAATCCCTGCGGGATACAAAGCCAAAGCGTGAGCTCAG CGATATAATCCTGCATCACCTCATCCGGCGGGCGCCCAGCCCTTTCTGGCAGGAGATCCGTCACTTTGACGCTCGGATGAGGAATGGAGACCAGATCACAGAAGCAGAAACACAGAA GTACAAAGAGTGGCTGTCAAGTGGTCGCACGTATCAGCTGCAGTGTCACGATGTCATCCTGTGCACGTGCTCTGCCTCATCTTCCAacatgctggagcagctcaaTGTCAGGCAGATAATCATTGATGAGTGTGCCATGTCCACGGAGCCCGAGACCCTCATCCCCTTGGTCGGCCACCACCGTGCTGAGAAG GTTGTTTTGCTCGGGGATCACAAGCAGCTGAAGCCAGTGGTTAACAATGATGTTTGCAAGAGTCTTGGCATGGAGACGTCGCTCTTTGAGCGCTACCGGGAACAGGCGTGGATGCTGGATACACAATATCGCATG CACAATGGCATTTGCGAGTTCCCATCCCAGGAGTTCTATGAAACCCGGCTGAAAACGTGGCCTCAGCTTCATCGGAGACCCAGTGTGCTCCACCACAGGGATAacagctgctgccccatcaTCTTCGGGCACGTGGAAGGCAAGGAGCAGTCCCTTATGATTTCCACTGAGGAAGGAAATGAGAACTCCAAAGCCAACCCTGAGGAAGTGGCGCAGGCG GTGAGGATCGCCAAGCAGCTGGCACTAGATGGCACCATCCGGACAGAGAGCATCGCCATCCTGAGCCCCTACAACGCCCAGGTGTCCGAGATCAACAAGAGCCTCCTGAGGGAGGGCGTCCGAGGGGTGACTGTCTGCACCATCATGAAGAGTCAAG GAAGTGAGTGGAAATACGTGATCCTCTCGACTGTACGCTCCTGCCCCCGGTCTGAGATTGATAGGAAGCCCACAAAGAGCTGGCAGAAGAAGTACCTGGGGTTTGTTACTGACCCAAACCAGGTCAATGTTGGCATCACACGAGCTCAGGAAGGACTCTGCATCATAG GGAACCGGTACCTCCTGGAATGCAACCCCTTGTGGAAGAGACTGCTCCAGCATTACCGCCAGCGcaactgctgtgctgcagcccaggacattCGTGTCAGGAAGACCACAGCAATCCGATGA